The following coding sequences are from one Desulfosporosinus orientis DSM 765 window:
- a CDS encoding EFR1 family ferrodoxin (N-terminal region resembles flavodoxins. C-terminal ferrodoxin region binds two 4Fe-4S clusters.) — MKALIIYFSQSGNTYKIAKCICNSLKNANINCELFDINKIDKNSLSNYDLVGIGSPVFYYKEPFHVRDFLESLPRLNGQHWFVFCTHGNVLGNFFPSVVNLLKTKGASVIGFHHTYADITVPYYPRPSYTSGHPDAHDLEQANSFGMEIVKLSKDIKAIEKMSIDDFPVSSEEWIQESHRLTQNVLSHALPKLRIDSDKCIKCYACEKNCPVQGIDITIEPPRLQNPCIYCWNCVNICPTLSIDADWEPLVRMAPAYYARYKKELDKATAHSEFRWLIDPRTINFDDPLFKQRKRNNKEK; from the coding sequence TTGAAAGCATTAATCATTTATTTTTCTCAATCAGGAAACACCTATAAGATTGCAAAATGCATTTGTAATAGTCTAAAAAACGCAAACATTAACTGCGAATTATTTGACATTAATAAGATTGATAAGAATTCATTATCAAATTATGATTTGGTAGGAATAGGATCTCCAGTATTTTACTATAAAGAACCTTTTCATGTTCGGGACTTTTTGGAATCTCTTCCAAGGCTCAACGGTCAACACTGGTTTGTATTCTGTACCCATGGAAATGTGTTGGGAAATTTTTTCCCTTCGGTTGTAAACCTATTAAAGACTAAAGGCGCTTCCGTCATCGGCTTTCACCATACATACGCTGATATCACCGTTCCCTATTATCCAAGGCCAAGCTATACATCGGGTCATCCGGATGCACATGACTTAGAGCAAGCGAATTCCTTTGGAATGGAGATCGTTAAACTCAGCAAAGACATTAAAGCGATAGAAAAAATGTCAATCGATGACTTTCCAGTATCTTCTGAGGAATGGATACAGGAAAGTCATCGATTGACACAAAATGTACTTAGTCATGCTTTGCCGAAACTTAGAATTGATTCTGACAAGTGCATTAAATGTTATGCGTGTGAAAAAAATTGTCCTGTTCAAGGTATTGATATCACAATCGAACCACCTCGCTTACAAAACCCATGCATATATTGCTGGAATTGTGTAAACATTTGTCCTACACTTTCTATAGATGCAGATTGGGAACCTCTCGTACGTATGGCTCCAGCATATTATGCCAGATATAAAAAAGAATTGGATAAGGCTACCGCTCACAGTGAATTCCGATGGTTAATCGACCCGAGAACAATTAATTTCGATGACCCATTATTCAAACAGCGCAAACGTAATAATAAAGAAAAATAA
- a CDS encoding C-GCAxxG-C-C family protein, whose protein sequence is MSKVKEAVSCFTEGFLCSQAIFSTYAPEIGLDRETALKISCSFGGGMARMGETCGAVTGALMVIGLKSGNTNVDDKQGKERTYGVAWDFVSRFTQCNDSIKCKDLLCCDISTTEGAKIANEKQLFTTLCPKFVEDAALIIEQILDIK, encoded by the coding sequence ATGAGTAAGGTAAAAGAGGCAGTTAGTTGTTTCACAGAAGGTTTCCTTTGTTCCCAAGCAATATTTTCGACTTATGCTCCCGAAATAGGTTTGGATAGAGAAACAGCTCTCAAAATATCCTGCTCTTTCGGTGGGGGTATGGCCAGAATGGGGGAAACTTGTGGTGCAGTTACAGGTGCATTAATGGTAATCGGGCTTAAGTCAGGCAATACAAATGTCGATGACAAACAAGGAAAAGAAAGGACCTACGGAGTGGCATGGGACTTTGTAAGCAGATTCACACAATGTAATGACTCTATTAAATGTAAGGATCTACTTTGCTGTGACATAAGTACTACTGAAGGCGCAAAAATCGCCAACGAAAAACAACTTTTCACTACACTCTGTCCAAAGTTCGTTGAAGATGCGGCATTGATAATCGAACAAATTCTGGATATTAAATAA
- a CDS encoding class I SAM-dependent methyltransferase gives MQPQNIFDNEFFFQGYKKLRENPNSANILEEKPAIFSLLPELTGKKVLDLGCGYGENCNLFSIMGANKVVGIDVSSKMLAIANDENSGDNIFYENMCMENIFSINEKFDVVVSSLAIHYVQDFNNLVSNVNSLLNDNGIFVFSQEHPLTTAPKNGASWFKNADGRITHYKLTDYAISGKRTVSWIVDGITKYHRTFSGIINSLIDAGFTIEKMLEPVPTKEILERDTSSAKNLHKPNFLVIRARKK, from the coding sequence ATGCAACCACAAAATATATTTGATAATGAATTTTTTTTTCAGGGATATAAAAAGCTTCGCGAAAATCCTAATAGCGCAAACATATTGGAAGAAAAACCAGCAATTTTTAGCCTGCTACCAGAATTGACTGGAAAAAAAGTACTAGATTTAGGTTGTGGTTATGGAGAAAACTGCAATCTATTTTCTATAATGGGTGCTAATAAGGTAGTCGGTATAGATGTTTCTTCAAAAATGCTTGCTATCGCCAATGATGAAAACAGTGGAGATAATATTTTTTATGAAAATATGTGTATGGAGAATATTTTCAGCATTAATGAGAAGTTTGATGTAGTAGTTAGCTCTTTGGCAATACATTATGTTCAGGATTTTAATAACTTGGTAAGTAATGTGAACTCATTGTTGAATGATAATGGAATTTTTGTCTTTTCTCAAGAACATCCGCTGACAACCGCACCGAAAAATGGTGCAAGTTGGTTTAAAAATGCTGATGGAAGGATTACTCACTATAAGTTAACTGATTATGCGATAAGTGGAAAACGGACTGTATCGTGGATAGTGGATGGGATCACGAAATACCATAGGACTTTTTCCGGCATTATCAACTCATTGATCGATGCCGGTTTTACTATTGAAAAAATGCTAGAACCCGTTCCTACAAAGGAAATTCTTGAAAGAGATACTTCCTCTGCAAAAAACCTACATAAACCTAATTTTTTAGTGATTAGAGCACGAAAGAAATAA
- a CDS encoding aspartate/glutamate racemase family protein, with the protein MKKIGMIGGFGPEATLDYYRLMVNQYRQLQGEESLPEIIIYSMNMYTLFDMVGRQQWGTLTNWLLDGIHTLYRAGADFGILSANTPHIVFDRLKELSPIPLISIVEETCKKAEELRLQKVGLIGTGFTMESNFFQKVFAKNNISIVVPSEQEQQYIQHKLLTEIELGQFQERTRTGLLTIIKRMIDEDMIQGLILGCTELPLILTHDEFGIPFLNTTKIHVDSVISYCLMDD; encoded by the coding sequence GTGAAAAAAATAGGGATGATTGGTGGATTCGGCCCAGAGGCAACACTTGATTATTACCGTCTAATGGTTAACCAATACCGGCAGCTGCAAGGAGAAGAAAGCCTACCCGAGATAATCATTTATAGTATGAATATGTATACTCTTTTTGACATGGTTGGTAGGCAACAATGGGGCACTCTAACAAATTGGTTATTGGACGGGATACATACACTTTATAGAGCGGGGGCTGATTTTGGAATTCTCTCTGCTAACACGCCACACATCGTTTTTGACCGACTCAAGGAACTATCACCAATACCACTTATCAGCATTGTTGAAGAGACATGTAAGAAAGCAGAAGAACTACGCTTGCAAAAGGTCGGATTAATCGGAACAGGCTTTACAATGGAATCCAATTTCTTTCAAAAGGTATTTGCAAAGAATAACATCTCAATAGTTGTTCCTAGTGAACAAGAACAGCAATATATTCAACACAAATTACTAACAGAGATTGAATTAGGCCAATTTCAAGAAAGAACACGTACCGGCTTACTTACCATTATTAAACGCATGATTGATGAGGATATGATTCAGGGGTTGATTCTAGGATGTACTGAATTACCTTTGATTCTTACACATGACGAGTTTGGCATTCCGTTTCTTAATACGACCAAAATACACGTGGACAGTGTAATTAGTTATTGTTTAATGGATGACTAG
- a CDS encoding RDD family protein, producing the protein MEQPSRVHRFGSLLVDFITIFIIILLLANSPSYPVKLIAIFIPLVYFPILHAILSRSIGDMVFELKVVDQQGNNIGFRLALNRFFSAFKYSIFSLILSNLFVMFYFFFSGNLKEISFDYEEESQTYLVKSRSLANINSLR; encoded by the coding sequence ATGGAGCAACCGTCTAGGGTACACAGGTTTGGGTCGCTTTTAGTTGATTTTATAACTATATTCATAATCATATTACTACTTGCGAATTCACCATCTTATCCAGTCAAACTCATTGCTATTTTCATCCCACTGGTTTATTTTCCCATTCTCCACGCTATTTTGAGCCGTAGCATTGGTGATATGGTTTTCGAGTTAAAGGTCGTTGACCAACAAGGTAATAATATAGGGTTCAGGTTAGCTCTAAACAGATTTTTTAGTGCATTTAAGTATTCTATTTTCTCTTTAATATTAAGTAACCTGTTTGTTATGTTTTATTTCTTTTTCTCAGGTAACTTAAAAGAGATTTCATTTGACTATGAAGAGGAGAGCCAAACCTATTTAGTGAAATCAAGGTCTCTTGCAAACATAAATTCACTTCGCTAA
- a CDS encoding MBL fold metallo-hydrolase: MVGEEKVLVIDTGANRFAAQTIYGYASSVGRGRRILAINTEQHLDHIGGNGLFRENQLDIYGHYKINRTTADLASMTREYNECIPNLIRRNRNEAEFLFTDAEIYNPNILLKSDTVIQLGRIEAHVIFTPGHTHTNLSVYVPSEEILYCGDCILKSYLPNLESGNIVDWEIWLESLLKLQNLNLSTVVPGHGEILQGSEITKAFDWTRGIIEEAVSSGVAPT, encoded by the coding sequence ATTGTTGGGGAGGAGAAGGTACTTGTCATTGATACAGGAGCCAATAGGTTTGCTGCTCAGACAATTTACGGTTATGCATCTTCGGTAGGTAGAGGAAGACGTATTTTGGCCATAAATACAGAGCAACATCTTGACCACATCGGAGGGAATGGACTTTTTAGGGAGAATCAGCTTGATATTTACGGCCATTACAAAATCAACCGAACTACTGCCGATTTAGCCTCGATGACCAGGGAATATAACGAATGTATTCCGAACCTAATTAGACGTAATCGTAATGAAGCGGAATTTTTATTCACGGATGCAGAAATCTATAACCCGAATATTCTACTGAAATCAGATACCGTAATTCAATTGGGCAGGATTGAAGCACACGTGATTTTTACGCCGGGACATACACATACAAATCTTTCAGTTTATGTTCCTTCAGAAGAGATTTTGTATTGTGGTGACTGTATACTAAAATCATATTTGCCCAACTTGGAGTCGGGTAATATAGTTGATTGGGAGATTTGGCTTGAATCATTATTGAAATTGCAGAATCTTAATCTAAGTACAGTGGTTCCAGGACACGGTGAAATTCTTCAAGGAAGTGAAATCACCAAGGCGTTTGATTGGACTCGTGGAATTATTGAAGAGGCGGTTTCTTCTGGTGTAGCACCAACTTAA
- a CDS encoding PhzF family isomerase yields the protein MRTLKIYQVDSFTTEKFKGNPAGVVLNADGLTDQEMLCIAREMNNSETAFIFKPDGADHEIRIRYFTPITEVPVCGHATVAAHYVRAVEQKLNSSTVIHKIGIGTLPVEIIREDNDYSIMMTQGKIEFYPPFARQERDNIVDALGLNVEELDPQCPIQIVSTGHSKVMIGIKTRRRLNALSPDFLALTQISKMINCNGYFVFTMDSEQKDILTHGRMFAPAIGINEDPVTGNANGPLGAYLINHGLVKHNKSSFSFTGEQGFAIGRSGLINVTVHLNSGKPEQVKIGGRAVIVFKTEIQI from the coding sequence GTGAGAACCCTAAAGATATATCAGGTCGATTCGTTTACTACAGAAAAATTTAAGGGTAATCCTGCTGGTGTTGTCTTGAACGCAGATGGTCTAACCGATCAAGAAATGTTATGCATTGCTCGGGAAATGAACAATTCAGAGACAGCATTTATATTTAAGCCAGATGGGGCTGATCATGAAATTCGGATAAGATATTTTACGCCAATAACTGAAGTCCCGGTGTGCGGACATGCAACTGTTGCTGCTCATTATGTGCGGGCAGTAGAACAAAAACTGAACTCTTCCACCGTTATACATAAGATTGGAATTGGAACTTTACCGGTTGAAATAATTAGAGAGGATAATGATTATTCCATAATGATGACCCAAGGTAAAATTGAATTTTATCCACCATTTGCCAGGCAAGAACGTGACAATATTGTTGATGCCCTAGGTTTAAATGTGGAAGAATTGGATCCACAATGTCCGATTCAAATTGTATCTACAGGACATTCCAAAGTTATGATTGGAATTAAAACTAGACGCAGGTTGAATGCATTGTCTCCGGATTTCCTAGCTTTAACCCAAATTAGCAAAATGATTAACTGCAACGGATATTTCGTTTTTACAATGGATTCAGAACAAAAGGATATTTTAACTCATGGAAGAATGTTTGCGCCTGCCATAGGTATTAATGAAGATCCGGTAACTGGAAACGCAAACGGTCCCCTTGGGGCATATCTGATTAATCACGGTTTGGTTAAACATAATAAGTCAAGCTTTTCCTTTACGGGTGAACAAGGATTCGCAATTGGACGAAGCGGTTTAATAAACGTGACGGTTCATTTAAATAGTGGAAAACCTGAGCAAGTCAAAATTGGAGGAAGAGCGGTTATTGTATTTAAGACCGAGATCCAGATTTGA
- a CDS encoding YiiD C-terminal domain-containing protein codes for MDKFNRLEEIMDEIGFQKLIYDQIPITEKMGLEVIEFKPLSVKILARLKPNLNHKCTAFGGSINSLMTVCGWAAVFINIKEIDPNSHIVIQRSNIEYFLPIDKDFTAECTIEEQAGIEKFLFTYKKYSRARLKLNVFCRDNDKILSKFEGQYVVFR; via the coding sequence ATGGATAAATTTAATAGGTTGGAGGAAATTATGGACGAAATAGGATTTCAGAAATTAATATATGATCAAATTCCAATAACTGAAAAAATGGGGTTAGAGGTCATAGAATTTAAGCCTTTAAGTGTTAAGATACTCGCTAGGCTTAAACCAAACCTAAATCATAAATGTACTGCGTTTGGTGGCAGTATTAATAGTTTAATGACAGTATGTGGATGGGCAGCTGTATTTATTAATATAAAAGAAATTGATCCAAATTCACATATTGTTATCCAAAGAAGTAATATAGAATACTTTTTACCTATAGATAAAGATTTTACAGCCGAATGCACAATCGAAGAACAAGCAGGCATAGAAAAGTTTTTATTTACCTACAAGAAGTACAGTCGTGCTCGGTTAAAGTTAAATGTTTTTTGTAGAGATAATGATAAGATATTATCAAAATTCGAAGGTCAATACGTAGTGTTTAGATAA
- a CDS encoding nitroreductase family protein, with product MNEVIQSLHERKSVRVFKDIKISDSDKEAILLAAMAAPTAGNQQLYTILDITEQSLKDKLAVSCDNQPFIAKAPMVLIFCADFQKWYDAFLEGGCSPRVPGVGDLMLAVQDSVIAAQNAVTAAQSLGIGSCYIGDIMELCEEHREMLELPEYVFPATMLVFGYPTEQQQNRPKPERCDLKHIVHTNHYNRMSGDELRIMLQKKLGEQSYEDWAAAFCNRKYNSGFSREMTRSVGEYLKSFGYERK from the coding sequence ATGAACGAAGTTATACAAAGCTTGCACGAGAGAAAATCTGTAAGGGTATTTAAAGATATAAAAATCTCAGACTCTGATAAGGAAGCTATTCTACTGGCAGCAATGGCGGCACCAACTGCAGGGAACCAACAGCTATATACAATTTTAGATATTACCGAACAAAGTCTAAAAGATAAACTGGCAGTATCCTGTGACAATCAACCTTTTATAGCAAAGGCTCCTATGGTATTAATTTTTTGTGCCGATTTTCAGAAGTGGTATGATGCTTTTCTAGAAGGTGGGTGCAGCCCAAGAGTGCCGGGTGTTGGAGACTTAATGCTGGCAGTTCAAGACAGCGTTATTGCTGCACAAAATGCTGTAACTGCAGCCCAAAGTTTAGGAATTGGTTCTTGTTACATCGGTGATATTATGGAGCTTTGTGAAGAGCACAGGGAGATGCTCGAATTGCCCGAATATGTTTTCCCGGCAACCATGCTGGTGTTTGGATACCCAACAGAACAACAACAAAATCGACCAAAGCCGGAACGGTGTGATTTGAAGCACATAGTTCATACAAATCACTATAACCGGATGTCAGGAGATGAACTGCGTATTATGTTGCAAAAGAAATTGGGCGAACAGAGTTACGAGGACTGGGCTGCTGCCTTTTGCAATCGCAAGTATAACTCCGGCTTTTCACGAGAAATGACCAGATCAGTAGGAGAATACCTGAAGTCATTTGGTTACGAAAGAAAGTAA
- a CDS encoding GNAT family N-acetyltransferase: MIRKFEGYTINSDKTMISVDRVKEFLTDSYWAKDRAKEIIEKTIMNSLCYGVYNEDELIGFARVVSDFATMFWICDVYIDRIHRGKGLGKKLIECILETPELKNIRGFLVTSDAHGLYEQFGFERVESKVMTRSSVG; the protein is encoded by the coding sequence ATGATCCGGAAATTTGAAGGATATACAATCAACTCTGATAAAACTATGATTTCTGTGGACCGGGTTAAGGAGTTCCTAACAGATAGTTATTGGGCGAAAGATAGAGCTAAAGAAATCATTGAAAAGACCATTATGAATTCATTGTGTTATGGAGTGTATAACGAAGATGAATTGATCGGTTTTGCGCGGGTTGTATCCGACTTTGCTACGATGTTTTGGATTTGTGATGTTTACATTGATAGGATTCATAGGGGAAAGGGGCTTGGGAAGAAACTAATTGAATGTATCCTTGAGACCCCTGAGCTTAAAAACATCAGAGGTTTTTTGGTGACAAGCGATGCCCATGGATTGTACGAGCAATTTGGTTTTGAAAGAGTTGAATCAAAAGTTATGACACGATCGTCAGTTGGATAG
- a CDS encoding GNAT family N-acetyltransferase, with amino-acid sequence MVEICYLEGGQELLEKVAPLWKSLNEHHQNASKHFSRYYNQITFAKRKEEWLKNIESGKMRIDLVHSKGSYEYIGYCVSICNQNIGEVESIFVGDAYRNMGIGRCLMQRALDWMDQQSVKTKRISVAVGNEQVLKFYQGFGFFPRSVMLEQVSEKLSNLE; translated from the coding sequence GTGGTTGAGATATGTTATTTAGAGGGCGGCCAGGAGTTATTGGAAAAGGTTGCTCCTTTATGGAAGAGTTTAAATGAGCATCATCAGAATGCCTCCAAACATTTTTCCCGATACTATAACCAAATTACATTTGCTAAGAGAAAAGAAGAGTGGCTGAAAAATATAGAATCAGGAAAGATGCGAATCGATTTGGTACATTCTAAAGGCTCTTATGAATATATTGGCTACTGTGTAAGCATCTGTAACCAAAACATTGGGGAGGTAGAATCTATATTTGTGGGCGATGCTTATCGGAACATGGGAATCGGACGTTGTTTAATGCAAAGAGCGCTGGACTGGATGGATCAGCAATCAGTAAAAACCAAAAGGATTAGTGTCGCAGTTGGAAATGAACAGGTTCTCAAGTTTTACCAGGGTTTTGGGTTTTTTCCAAGGTCAGTCATGCTGGAACAAGTGTCTGAAAAACTCTCGAACTTAGAGTAA
- a CDS encoding GNAT family N-acetyltransferase — MKTIHLKNGQTVFLREAIKGDALELVTYLQKVSAESDFLTFGPGEFSTSVSEEEEILEESHIAKNRFMLLALVENTVIGCLHFTGGSRKRIQHTGEFGVSALREYWNQGIGTAMVQELIQWAKDLNVIRKIKLRVRSDNSRAIRVYEKLGFVQEGLITREFLIQGVFYDCFYMGLCID, encoded by the coding sequence GTGAAGACAATCCATCTTAAAAACGGACAGACTGTATTCCTAAGGGAGGCCATTAAAGGTGATGCTCTCGAGCTGGTAACCTATTTACAAAAGGTTAGCGCTGAATCAGACTTCCTAACATTCGGACCCGGCGAGTTTTCAACATCTGTAAGCGAGGAGGAAGAGATCCTTGAAGAAAGTCATATCGCAAAAAATAGGTTCATGCTCCTAGCTTTAGTAGAGAACACGGTAATTGGATGTTTACATTTTACTGGTGGATCCAGAAAAAGGATTCAGCACACTGGCGAATTCGGCGTTTCTGCTCTAAGGGAATACTGGAATCAAGGAATCGGTACAGCGATGGTACAGGAATTAATTCAGTGGGCCAAAGATTTAAATGTGATCCGCAAAATTAAACTGCGAGTTAGAAGTGATAACTCCAGAGCAATACGAGTATATGAGAAACTCGGATTTGTTCAAGAGGGGCTAATTACTCGGGAATTCCTAATACAGGGAGTGTTCTATGATTGTTTTTACATGGGTCTGTGCATTGATTAA
- a CDS encoding GNAT family N-acetyltransferase, protein MVELEILGEKHIPELQELLMRCSDYLAFQDGEPVKKDAAKDLLISRPDNVTIQDKIVYGIYQGQDHLLIGVVDIIMRFAGPDILSLVLLVIEPTFRGKGLGEVVHKLLEEWAHSNKFSRIRLGVLFDNEKGHRFWKRVGYEETGEIKPYLAHKFRVLEKAI, encoded by the coding sequence GTGGTAGAATTAGAAATCCTGGGCGAAAAACACATTCCTGAACTTCAAGAGCTATTAATGAGATGTTCGGACTACCTTGCTTTTCAAGACGGTGAACCGGTTAAGAAGGATGCTGCTAAAGATTTACTAATATCCAGGCCTGATAATGTTACAATCCAAGACAAAATTGTTTATGGGATATACCAAGGTCAAGACCATTTGCTAATTGGAGTCGTCGATATAATCATGCGCTTTGCGGGTCCTGACATCTTGAGTTTGGTATTATTAGTTATCGAACCAACGTTTAGAGGAAAAGGACTTGGAGAAGTCGTACATAAATTGTTGGAAGAATGGGCTCATAGCAATAAGTTTTCACGGATAAGGTTGGGCGTATTATTCGATAATGAAAAGGGGCATAGGTTCTGGAAGAGAGTTGGCTATGAAGAAACAGGTGAGATCAAACCCTATTTAGCTCACAAGTTTAGAGTACTGGAGAAGGCGATTTGA
- a CDS encoding AAA family ATPase, with protein sequence MESSITQYIRSIELDRKNIPTWSEYPFNLPAIKDLHKLSFHPKVTFIIGENGSGKSTVLESIAVAYGFNAEGGTKNFTFSTKPTHSDLKSYIKVVKGIKKPRNGFFLRAESFYNFATNLDDLDEEMSTEPRLIDYYGGRSLHEQSHGESFFALFQNKFGREGIYVLDEPEAALSPSRQMAMLSRMHDLVKEGSQFIIATHSPIIMAYPNAWIYQINEGFEKVNYEDTEHYQVMRAFLNNKEKMLNILLE encoded by the coding sequence ATGGAATCCAGTATCACACAATATATCAGGTCTATAGAATTAGATAGAAAAAATATACCAACATGGTCTGAATATCCTTTTAATTTACCTGCAATCAAGGATTTGCATAAATTATCATTTCATCCCAAGGTGACCTTTATAATCGGAGAAAATGGCTCGGGAAAGTCAACAGTATTAGAATCCATAGCAGTTGCTTATGGTTTTAATGCTGAAGGGGGGACAAAGAACTTTACTTTCTCCACCAAACCTACGCATTCTGACTTGAAAAGCTATATCAAAGTTGTCAAAGGAATAAAGAAGCCTAGGAACGGTTTTTTCTTAAGAGCAGAAAGCTTCTATAATTTCGCGACAAACTTAGATGATTTGGATGAAGAAATGTCCACTGAGCCGCGTTTAATTGACTATTATGGTGGCCGTTCCCTGCATGAACAATCACATGGAGAGTCATTTTTCGCGTTATTCCAAAATAAATTTGGGCGGGAAGGAATCTATGTTTTAGATGAACCTGAAGCAGCATTATCACCCTCCCGTCAAATGGCTATGCTTTCGAGAATGCATGATTTAGTTAAAGAAGGTTCCCAATTTATTATTGCTACTCATTCTCCAATAATAATGGCCTATCCCAATGCATGGATATACCAGATTAACGAAGGATTTGAAAAGGTTAACTATGAGGATACAGAACATTATCAAGTTATGAGGGCTTTTCTAAATAATAAAGAGAAGATGCTTAATATTCTATTGGAATGA
- a CDS encoding DUF4085 family protein has protein sequence MKYFTREWYKLCKMMSAHLGLEEDKQAESFSEQYFQELYNQKLTEFLTQLQLVHEEIALKHQNFKESNIKHESFDREKVSENFQQSFLDNQQRIINNFPEEILKKIADIRVFALNKATRPVIEDVTQLCQDNEKLVMKTIADYREYFKEVSKTLDKNVINEINFHDCLVTGVEESEKTLTISFDSSGSFTNITKMHLDNYEILKQDASLENSWCVNDEIYQTNGKYELHIMLRNKKNRLIEFIVSAENLSFEH, from the coding sequence GTGAAATATTTTACAAGAGAATGGTATAAATTGTGTAAGATGATGAGTGCTCATTTAGGATTAGAAGAAGATAAACAAGCAGAATCATTTTCAGAACAATACTTTCAAGAGTTATATAATCAAAAATTAACGGAGTTTCTAACACAATTGCAGCTTGTACATGAGGAAATTGCTTTAAAACATCAAAATTTTAAAGAAAGCAATATTAAACACGAATCATTTGACAGAGAAAAAGTATCGGAAAATTTTCAGCAATCCTTTCTAGATAACCAACAACGAATTATAAACAATTTCCCGGAAGAGATACTAAAGAAAATAGCCGATATCCGAGTATTTGCCTTAAATAAAGCAACAAGACCAGTAATAGAAGATGTAACTCAGCTATGTCAGGACAATGAAAAATTAGTGATGAAAACAATCGCAGACTATAGAGAATATTTTAAGGAAGTATCTAAAACCCTGGACAAGAATGTGATAAATGAAATAAATTTTCATGATTGTTTAGTTACAGGTGTAGAAGAATCAGAAAAAACCTTAACGATTTCATTCGATAGTTCAGGAAGTTTCACCAACATAACAAAAATGCATTTGGATAATTATGAAATTCTTAAACAAGATGCATCCCTGGAAAACTCATGGTGTGTTAATGATGAAATATATCAAACAAATGGAAAATATGAATTACACATAATGCTTCGGAATAAGAAGAATAGGTTAATCGAATTTATCGTTTCGGCTGAAAACTTATCATTTGAGCATTAA